In Streptomyces sp. NBC_00091, the following proteins share a genomic window:
- a CDS encoding cobalt-precorrin-6A reductase: protein MPAEPAPRPAHHVLILGGTTEARRLAEALARGTSYRVTTSLAGRVSAPVLPPGETRIGGFGGVEGLAGWIAGHGVTHVVDATHPFAERMSFNAARAQDLTGVPLLALRRPGWTPGPGDDWTFADSLADAAAVLPSLGGRAFLTTGRMGLHAFAHLTDTWFLVRSVDPPAAPMPPRMEILLARGPFGAAEERELLARHRIDVLVTKDSGGEATAPKLTAAREAGIPVLVVRRPAVPARVARTGSVEAVLSWLRDGDCGDDDGPGDGR, encoded by the coding sequence ATGCCTGCTGAACCGGCCCCCCGCCCCGCGCACCATGTCCTGATCCTGGGCGGTACGACGGAGGCCCGTCGGCTGGCGGAGGCGCTGGCGCGCGGGACCTCGTACCGGGTGACGACCTCGCTCGCGGGCCGGGTCTCCGCCCCGGTGCTTCCGCCGGGCGAGACCCGGATCGGCGGCTTCGGCGGCGTCGAGGGCCTGGCCGGCTGGATCGCGGGGCACGGCGTCACGCACGTCGTCGACGCCACCCACCCCTTCGCGGAGCGGATGAGCTTCAACGCGGCGCGGGCGCAGGACCTCACGGGTGTCCCGCTGCTGGCGCTGCGCCGTCCGGGCTGGACGCCCGGGCCCGGCGACGACTGGACCTTCGCGGACTCGCTCGCCGACGCCGCCGCCGTGCTGCCCTCGCTCGGCGGGCGGGCGTTCCTGACCACGGGCCGGATGGGGCTGCACGCCTTCGCGCACCTCACCGACACCTGGTTCCTGGTGCGTTCGGTGGACCCTCCGGCCGCGCCGATGCCGCCGCGCATGGAGATCCTGCTGGCGCGCGGTCCGTTCGGGGCGGCCGAGGAGCGGGAGTTGCTGGCCCGCCACCGGATCGACGTGCTGGTCACGAAGGACAGCGGCGGCGAGGCGACGGCCCCCAAGCTCACCGCCGCCCGCGAGGCCGGGATCCCGGTCCTGGTGGTACGCCGCCCCGCGGTGCCGGCGCGCGTGGCGCGGACCGGCTCGGTGGAGGCGGTCCTCAGCTGGCTCCGCGACGGCGACTGCGGCGACGACGACGGCCCCGGCGACGGCCGCTGA
- a CDS encoding precorrin-8X methylmutase, whose translation MSEYTVFEYEKDGAAIYRQSFATIRAEADLSGLPASVAQVAVRMIHACGMTDLPQDLGYTPDVVLRARAALHAGAPILCDVQMVASGVTRKRLPAGNEVICTLSDPAVPALAAKMGTTRSAAALEVWRDRGLLEGSVIAVGNAPTALFRLLEMIEEGAPRPAAVIGVPVGFIGAAESKDALAAHPSGLEHLIVRGRRGGSAIAAAAVNAIASEEE comes from the coding sequence ATGAGCGAGTACACCGTGTTTGAGTACGAGAAGGACGGCGCCGCGATCTACCGCCAGTCCTTTGCCACGATCCGCGCCGAGGCGGACCTCTCCGGGCTGCCCGCCTCGGTCGCCCAGGTCGCGGTGCGCATGATTCACGCCTGTGGCATGACCGACCTCCCCCAGGACCTCGGCTACACCCCCGACGTCGTCCTGCGGGCCCGCGCCGCCCTGCACGCCGGTGCGCCGATCCTGTGCGACGTACAGATGGTCGCCAGCGGCGTCACCCGCAAGCGGCTGCCCGCCGGCAACGAGGTCATCTGCACCCTCTCCGACCCGGCCGTGCCCGCACTCGCCGCGAAGATGGGCACCACGCGCAGCGCCGCCGCCCTCGAGGTCTGGCGCGACCGGGGCCTGCTGGAGGGCTCCGTGATCGCCGTCGGCAACGCGCCGACCGCGCTGTTCCGGCTGCTGGAGATGATCGAGGAGGGCGCCCCGCGCCCCGCCGCCGTCATCGGCGTACCCGTGGGCTTCATCGGCGCCGCCGAGTCCAAGGACGCCCTCGCCGCCCACCCCTCGGGCCTCGAGCACCTGATCGTGCGGGGCCGGCGCGGCGGCAGCGCCATCGCCGCCGCCGCCGTCAACGCGATCGCGAGCGAGGAAGAATGA
- a CDS encoding precorrin-2 C(20)-methyltransferase: MSTRQTGETAKGKLYGVGLGPGDPSLMTLRAVEVIAEADVVAYHSARHGRSIARSIAAKHLRSDHVEEPLVYPVTTETTDHPGGYQGAMEEFYEASAARLAAHLDAGRTVAVLAEGDPLFYGSYMHMHKRLADRYEAEVIPGVTSVSAAAARLGTPLVEGEEVLTILPGTLPEEELTARLAATDSAVVMKLGRTFPAVRRAMENSGRLAEARYVERATMAGERTGVLAETDPDSVPYFAVAVVPSRIGNPGSVPSGPGEVAVVGTGPAGPLWLTAETRRALADAEVLVGYTTYLDRIPVKPGQIRHGSDNKVESERAEFALDLARRGKRVAVVSGGDPGVFAMATAVLEVAGQAPYADVPVRVLPGVTAANAAAAAAGAPLGHDYATLSLSDRLKPWEVIAERLRAAAAADLVLALYNPGSRSRNWQVAKARELLLELRAPQTPVVVARDVGGPEQTVRIVTLGELEPAEVDMRTILLIGSSQTQVTERPDGSRVTWTPRRYP; the protein is encoded by the coding sequence ATGAGCACCCGTCAGACCGGCGAGACGGCGAAGGGCAAGCTGTACGGGGTGGGCCTCGGGCCCGGCGACCCCTCCCTGATGACCCTGCGGGCCGTCGAGGTGATCGCCGAGGCGGACGTCGTCGCCTACCACAGCGCCCGCCACGGCCGTTCCATCGCGCGCTCGATCGCCGCCAAGCACCTGCGCTCCGACCACGTCGAAGAGCCGCTGGTCTACCCGGTCACCACCGAGACCACCGATCACCCCGGCGGCTACCAGGGCGCGATGGAGGAGTTCTACGAGGCCTCCGCCGCCCGCCTGGCCGCGCACCTGGACGCCGGCCGCACCGTCGCCGTGCTCGCGGAGGGCGACCCGCTCTTCTACGGCTCGTACATGCACATGCACAAGCGCCTCGCGGACCGCTACGAGGCCGAGGTGATCCCCGGCGTCACCTCCGTGAGCGCCGCCGCCGCCCGGCTCGGCACCCCGCTCGTGGAGGGCGAGGAGGTGCTGACGATCCTGCCCGGCACCCTGCCCGAGGAGGAGCTGACGGCCCGTCTCGCCGCCACCGACTCGGCGGTCGTGATGAAGCTCGGGCGCACCTTCCCCGCCGTCCGGCGGGCCATGGAGAACAGCGGCCGGCTCGCCGAGGCCCGCTACGTCGAGCGCGCCACCATGGCCGGCGAGCGGACCGGGGTCCTGGCGGAGACCGACCCGGACAGCGTCCCGTACTTCGCCGTCGCCGTCGTGCCCAGCCGGATAGGCAACCCGGGCAGCGTGCCGTCCGGCCCCGGCGAGGTCGCCGTCGTCGGCACCGGACCGGCCGGGCCGCTGTGGCTGACCGCCGAGACCCGGCGGGCGCTGGCCGACGCGGAGGTCCTCGTCGGCTACACCACCTACCTGGACCGGATCCCGGTCAAGCCGGGCCAGATCCGGCACGGCTCCGACAACAAGGTGGAGTCCGAGCGCGCCGAGTTCGCCCTCGACCTCGCCCGGCGCGGCAAGCGGGTGGCCGTGGTCTCCGGCGGCGACCCCGGGGTCTTCGCCATGGCCACCGCCGTCCTGGAGGTGGCCGGGCAGGCCCCCTACGCGGACGTGCCCGTACGGGTGCTGCCGGGAGTGACCGCCGCCAACGCGGCGGCCGCCGCGGCCGGGGCCCCGCTGGGCCACGACTACGCCACCCTCTCGCTCTCCGACCGGCTCAAGCCCTGGGAGGTCATCGCGGAGCGGCTGCGCGCGGCGGCCGCCGCCGACCTGGTGCTCGCGCTGTACAACCCGGGCTCGCGCAGCCGCAACTGGCAGGTGGCCAAGGCCCGGGAGCTGCTGCTGGAGCTGCGCGCCCCGCAGACCCCGGTGGTCGTCGCGCGGGACGTGGGCGGCCCGGAGCAGACGGTGCGCATCGTGACGCTGGGCGAACTGGAGCCGGCCGAGGTGGACATGCGCACCATCCTGCTGATCGGCTCCTCGCAGACCCAGGTCACCGAGCGGCCCGACGGCTCGCGGGTGACGTGGACGCCGCGCCGCTACCCGTGA